In Nostoc sp. CENA543, a single genomic region encodes these proteins:
- the ntrB gene encoding nitrate ABC transporter permease yields the protein MTVAQRRPSNPKLDSGFLSQLQKQFPNIVPPAIAITVFLAVWQLFSWTPGATLPGPVQVINDTWILILYPFYDKGGIDKGLFWQIFASLQRVAISYTLAAVVGIGLGILIGINQTMSKALDPIFQLLRTVPPLAWVPISLAALRQNEPAALFVIFITAIWPILINTAVGVTQIPQDYNNVAKVLQLSRKEYFTNILIPAALPYIFTGLRIAIGLAWLAIIAAEIVMSGIVGIGFFIWDAYQNNNVSEVILALVYIGVVGLILDKLMAWVQNLILPAEQK from the coding sequence ATGACCGTAGCACAGAGAAGACCTAGTAACCCTAAGTTGGATAGTGGATTCTTATCCCAACTACAAAAGCAATTTCCCAATATTGTCCCACCTGCGATCGCCATTACTGTTTTCTTGGCAGTCTGGCAGTTATTCTCTTGGACTCCCGGTGCAACCTTACCAGGGCCAGTTCAAGTCATTAATGACACCTGGATCTTAATTTTGTATCCTTTTTATGATAAAGGCGGCATTGATAAGGGTTTATTTTGGCAAATCTTTGCTAGTCTACAACGGGTTGCCATTAGCTACACCTTAGCTGCCGTAGTTGGTATTGGCTTGGGGATTTTGATTGGTATTAACCAAACCATGTCCAAAGCTTTAGACCCCATCTTCCAGTTACTACGGACTGTACCTCCCCTAGCTTGGGTTCCCATTTCCTTGGCGGCTTTACGTCAAAACGAACCCGCCGCACTATTCGTAATTTTTATCACCGCCATTTGGCCTATCTTAATTAACACCGCCGTTGGCGTTACCCAAATTCCCCAAGACTACAACAACGTCGCTAAAGTATTGCAACTTAGCCGTAAAGAATACTTTACCAACATCTTAATTCCCGCCGCCTTACCCTACATTTTCACCGGCTTGAGAATTGCGATTGGTTTGGCTTGGTTAGCGATTATTGCGGCTGAGATTGTCATGTCCGGTATCGTCGGTATTGGTTTCTTCATCTGGGATGCTTACCAAAATAACAACGTCAGCGAAGTAATTTTGGCACTAGTTTACATCGGTGTTGTCGGCCTGATCCTCGATAAACTCATGGCTTGGGTGCAGAACCTGATTTTACCAGCAGAACAAAAATAG